Below is a window of Bordetella genomosp. 9 DNA.
GGCCACGGATTGAATCAGGACACTACGGCGTCGGCGCCACGGGCCTGACACCCTGCCACGCGCCGCTGCCGACCATCTCGGACATCAGCGCCAGCAAGGCCTGCCCGACGATCTGGCAGGTGGGACTCATCGATGCGCTATGGGACATGCACAGTGACATGCGCCTGAACAGCGGCACTGGCGCGAGTGATCTCAAGACGAAGCCGTTCGCCTCGCCTTGTTCCAATCCCGGCCCCCACCCCCGGGTGGCCGACCAGGGCTGCAAGGCATAGCCGATGCCGGCGGCCACCGCCGCCAGGGAAATACTGGTCGACGACGTTTCCGCCACCAGCCGCAAGGGCAATCCGCCGCGCGCCAGCGCCTGCTCGTAAAGCACCCGGACCGAGTTCGGAAAGCCAGGCAGCACCAGGGGCAGCTCGACCACTTCCTCCATGGATATGGGGCCGCGGCCTGGATGATCCGACCTGGCGACCAGCATGATTTCCTCGTCCAGCACGTGCGTGATGTGCATGCCGGCATGCGGACGCACCTCCACGCAGATGCCCAGGTCGGCCTTCTGCGTGGCGACCGCTTCGGCCAGCTCCGCCGTGGAGCGCTCGACCAGCTTCAGCCGCACGTCGGGATAGCGCATCGCGATGACCCGCATCAGCGGGATGGCGAGCACGCGCGACGTGCTGGTGGGCAGGCCTACCGTCACCTGGCCGGCGGGCGTGTCGCGCTGCGTCTTCACGGCGGCCTTGGTTTCGTCGAGTTGCCGCAGCACCGTCTTGGCGTGGCGATAGAGCACTTCGCCGGCTTCCGTCGCCTGCACGCCGTTGTGTCCGCGTATGAACAGCGGCGTCTCCAACTCGCTTTCCAGGTTGGCAACGTGCTGGCTCAGGGACGGCTGCGCGACATGCAGCGCCTGCGCCGCGGACGAAATGCTGCCGAGCTCCACGATCTGGACGTAGTAACGCAGTTGGCGTAGATCCATATTCCCCTCGTCGCAGCGCGCGCCGGCGCCGAAAAATCGCGATGCGGGACATCGTCCATCCCACCGCTGATTCCATCGTTAATTCCTATGGCCCCATCGTTATTGCATATTTGTGACGGTCTGCCGGCATCCCTAGAATCGTAGCGGGCACCCGCCGCGGCTCCAGGCTGACGCGCGGCGCCACACAGAAATGAACACACAAGGGGAATCGATGATGTTCGTACGTCTTGCCGCCCACGTCGCGGCGGGTCTGGTGGTGTCGTTCGCCGCCGCCCAAGCCCACGCCGCCTATCCGACCGGCCCGATCCGGCTCATCGTTCCGCAGTCGGCCGGCTCCGGCGTGGATTCGGTCGCCCGCATACTCAGCGACAGGATGTCGCAAACCCTCGGACAATCGGTGGTGGTCGAAAACAAGCCTGGCGCCAATGGCGTCATCGCCACGGCCTACGTGGCCAAGGCCAAGCCCGACGGCTACACCCTGCTGCTGAGCGGTTCTTCGCCCATGACGCTGAATCCGGGGCTTTACAAGCACCTGCCCTATGATCCGATCAATGACTTCACCTATATCGCCGGAGTGGCCGAGAATCCCTTCGTGCTGGTGGCGAGCAAGGCCAGCGGGTTGAAATCCTTCGCCGACCTGAAGAAGGCGGCAACAGAGCATCCCGGGCGCTACACCTACGCCAGCGCGGGCATCGGCAATTCCACCCATCTCGCCACCGAAATGGTGGCCTACAAGGCCGGGATCAAGCTGATGCACGTGCCGTTCAACGGCTCCGGTCCCGCGTTCAGCGCCGTGCTCGGTGGGCAGACGGACCTGATGTCCAGCGTGGTCGGGCCGGCGCTGCCGCAGCTGCAGGCGGGCGCCGCCACCCCGCTGCTGATCATCGGCGCCGGCGCCATACCGGAACTGCCCGGCGTGCCCAGCGCCCGCGATGTGGGCTTGGACCTGCCCACCCTGCCAACCTGGACCGCCGTGGTCGGCCCGGCCGGCATGGATCCGGCCGTGATCAAGGTCATCGAGAAGGCTGTGCAGGACGCGCAGGAGGACAGTCGCCTGAAGGCCCAGTTCAAGGCGCAGTACCTGTCGATCTACCGCCTCGCCGGCCCTGCCCTGACCGACAGCATCAAGAACGACATCAAAGTGTGGACCGGATTGATCCATGAATTCGGCATCAAGGCCGAATGACGGGGACGAGCCGCGCCGCCGCTCTACGCCAACCCTGTACTGGACCTGTGCATGCCCTCCTCCTTGCGGTACATCCTTAACGATAGGCAACTCTTCGCGGCCGGACACGAATTCGCGGATACCGGCGCCTATGAACTGCTGAGCGGACGGATCGAGTTCCTGGCCGATCCGCACGCGCCGGACCTCGCCCATGTCGTGGACCTGGACAAGGCGGACCGCGACGCGAACGGACAGGTGGCTTACCGCGCGGATCTCCAGCTGCTCAAGCCCGTCGACATGGCGCGGGGCAATGGCCGGCTCTTTTTCGATTACGGCAATCGCGGCAACAAGCGCGCGCTGCAGTTTTTCAACGACGCGCCGCCGGTCAACCGGCCGGCCACGCTGGAACACGCGGGCAACGGCTTCCTGATGCGGCGCGGCTATACGGTCGCGTGGCTGGGCTGGCAGGGCGACCTGCTGCCAGGCGGCGGCCGCCTGCTGCTGGACGCCCCGATCGCGACCGACGGCGGCAAGCCCATCGTCGGCTGGGTCAGGACCGAGTTCGTGCCGACACGCGCCGGCACTTATGTCTATCCCTTGTCCAGCCTGGCATCGACGCGCAGCTATCCAACATCCGACCTGGATACCCGGCACGCCATGCTGACGCGGCGCCGCTACGCGCATTCCCGTCGCCACGACATCCCAGCCGACGCCTGGACCTTCGCGCGATTGGAAAACGGCACGGGCGTGGACAGCCAGGGCGAAGAACAGGCCATCGTCGCGTCCCGCCACCACATCCTGCTGCACCAGGGCTTCGAACCGGGCTGGATCTACGAGCTGTGCTACCGCGCCCAGGATCCGCGCGTGCTCGGGCTGGGCCACGTCGCGGTGCGCGATTTCATCAGCTTCCTGAAGTACCACGACGCGGACGGCGCCGGCCAGCCCAATCCCCTGGGACAAGGCAGCTTGCGTCCGGCCAAGGCTTACGCCTGGGGCCGATCGCAGACCGGCCGTTGCATCCGCGATTTCGTCCATGGCGGATTCAACGCCGATGCGAGCAATCGGCGCGTCTTCGATGGCGTCATGCCGCACGTCGCCGGCGCCGGCAAGATGTGGATGAACCAGCGCTTCGCCAACGTGACGCTGCTGCCGGGCCAGCATTACGAAAACCACGATACCCCGGCCGATCGCTTTCCGTTTTCGTACGCGGCCTGCACGGACGTGCACAGCGGCCGCACGGATGCCATCCTCAAACGGCCTGACACCGATCCGCTGGTCATCCACACCGACAGTTCTTCGGAATACTGGCATCGTCGGGCCAGCCTGGCGCACACGGATACCGAAGGCCAGGACTTGGCGCAGCCGGATACCGTCCGCATGTACATGTGGTCGTCCTCCCAGCATTTCAGCGCGCCGGGGCCCTTGCGTCCCAGTGCCGGCCTGAGCACCAACTACCAGAACTGCGTGTCGACGTCCTTCTTCTTTCGCGCGCTGCTGGACTGCATGGACGCATGGGCCACGCACGGCACGCCGCCGCCGGCCAGCCGCATACCGACGCGCGCCGACGGCACGCTGTGCGACCACGAGACGTGGAAGACGCAATTTCCCGCGATCCCGGGCCAGATGATCCCCACCTCGCCCAGCACCTTGGAGTTGGTCGATTTTGGGCCCGACCTCGATCGCGGCGACGTCTATCCGCAACCGCGCGTGCTGCCGGGCCGGGCCTACCCGACCCTGGTACCCGCGGTGGACCGGGACGGCCTGGACGTGGCCGGCGTACATGCACCCGCCGTGCGGGCACCGCTGGGCACCTATACCGGCTGGAGCATGCGCAGGCGCGAATTCGGCAACGGCGCCATGCTGGGGACCACCGGCAGCTACGTTCCCCTGCCCGACACGCCGGACGAGCAGCGCTTGACGGGCGATCCCCGTTCCTCCATCCTGAGCCGCTACGGCAGCGCCCAGGGCTATCGCGACGCGATCGAGCGGGCGGCGCAAAGTTTGGTCGAACAACGGTTCATGCTGCAGGAAGACCTGCCGCGCGTGGTCGGGGAAGCGGGCATATGGGGCCGTCCGCGCCACGACACCCGGCTCGACGCCGGCGAGGTCATGGACCAGGAATAAGGCGCCACGATGGATGACTCGGTTCACCTGTCCCTGGAAGATGTCTACACGCTGTCCTTCGATGTCCTGACGAGCCGCGGCTACTCCCGTCCGCACGCGGAGGCGATCGCGGAAACGATCACCGCCGGCCAGCGCGACGCCTGCCACTCGCACGGGCTGTATCGCCTGTTCATGTGCGTGGATACCATGCGGGCGGGCCGCGTGGATCCCGCCGCGGTTCCGGAAATCTCGCACCCGGCGCCCGCCATCGTGCAGGCGGATGCCCGGCACGGCTTTTCGCTGCTGGCCTTCCGGCAGGGCCTGCCGCATCTGGTGGAAAAGGCCCATCGCTGCGGGATCGCCGCCCTGGCGATCAACGACTGCTTCCACTTCTCGGCCCTGTGGCCCGAAGTCGAAGCGATTGCGGCACACGGCCTCGCGGCCATTGCCATGACGCCCAGCCACAGCTGGGTGGCGCCGGCCGGCGGCACCCGACCCGTGTTCGGTACCAACCCATTCGCATTCGCCTGGCCGCGCGCGGGCAAGGACCCATACGTCTTCGACTTCGCGACCAGCATGGTCGCGCGCGGCGAAATCGAACTGCATCGCCGCGCCGGGCGGCCCATTCCGGAAGGGTGGGCGGTGGACAAGGAAGGCCGCCCCACCACGGATCCGGCCCAGGCCCTGGATGGTGCCATGCTGACCTTCGGCTCGTACAAGGGATCGGCGCTGTCGGCGATGATAGAACTGCTGGCCGGCCCACTGATCGGCGACCTGACCAGCCTGCAATCGCGCGCCTTCGACGCCGGCGCGAACGCCACGCCTTTCCATGGCGAGCTGCTCATCGCGCTGGATCCGGCGCTGCTGGGGCGCGGCAGGACGGCGCAGAGCGAAGCCGCGGCGGAGGCGTTGTTCGACGCCATCGTGGGCCAGGGCGCGAGATTGCCCTCGCAGCGCCGCTTCGAAGCCAGGAAGGAAAGTATCGAGCATGGCGTCAGGATCAGCCGGTCGCTGTACGACGACATCCGCAAGCTCGCTGCCTGACGGGAGCCTCAGGCAGCTCAAGCCTTGCGTATACGCTGCAGTATCCGGTCCAGCGCCGGCCCGAACGCGTCGAAGGCCCCCTGCGCGGACAGATCCTGGATCACCTGTTCGTTCAATCCGCCCCGCGTGGAGAACTCCGTGGCCAGCTCGGCGAACGAAGTGTCGGTGTCCTTGGCGACGGCACTCAAGCCGGCGTAGAACGAGGCCAGGTAGGCCCGGGTGGTGGCGGCATCGACGCCGTTTGCCTGCAGCCATACGCCCTGGGTGTGCAACATGGTGAAGAAGCTTCCCATGAGCGCCGTCGCGGCGAACAGCACGTCGAATCCGGCTTCGTCCGCGACTTCCAGGCCCATGCCCACCTGGTCGAACAGGCGCGCGGCCAGCGGATCGGCGGGATGAATGATGGTCGTTCCCAGGCCGCGCGCCACCATGGGCAGCGGCGCCAGGCGGGTAATGCGCGCGACGTCCGGCAGCAGCGTCGCGAGCCGGTCCATCCTGAACGTCGAGATGAAACTGAGTACATGGTGGCGCGGCGCGAAGCGCAGGCCGGCCAGCACGTCCAGCGCGATCTGCGGGCGCACGGCCAGGCAGACGACGTCGCAGGCGTCCAGTACGTCCTGGTTGTCGGCCGCCACGCGCACGAAAGGGTAGCTCGCGGCCAGCCGCGCCGCCGTGTCGGCATTGCGCGGCGATACCACGACCTGGGCGGGCCTGGCGGGGGAAGCCGCGAGCCCCTGTATCACCGCCTCGGTAATGCTGCCGGTACCGATGAAACCGATTCGTTCAAGCATCTTGGAATCCTTGTCCCGCGACATGATCGTTTCACTTCCGCGATTTGATGAGTTTGTCGTCCACCGCTTCCTGCCAGGTATCCGCCAGCGTGAAACCCAGCGGAAAAGGATCGCTCGGATCGACGCCGAACTGGGTGATCCCCGTGATCCAGGCCTGCCCCGCCACGGTCGAACCGATAGCGGGGTAATCGCCCACCGTGGTCGTCGACGTGATGCGGGACTCGAATTCCGTGCCGATGATGGACTCGTGTATGAAGGTTTCGCCCACGGCGATCTGCCCCTTGGCGTGCATCACGGCCAAGCGGGCCGACGTGCCGGTGCCGCAGGGCGACCGGTCGCAGCGTCCCGGCGACACGACGACCGCGTTGCGCGCCCGCAGCACGCCTGCTTCGCGGCGCAGCGGCAGGACGAATTCCGTCTGGGTGATGCCCTTGATATGGGGGTTCAGAGGATGTGGCGAAGGCAGCTGTTCGGCCGCCGCGGCCTTGATGCTCTGGCCCAGTTCGCAGATGTCCCGCGCTTCGTCGGGCGTCAGGCCGAAGCCGAGCGCGGCGGCATCGACGATGACGTACGTCATGCCGCCGAAGCCCACGTCCACCTTCAGGCTACCGGTACCGGGTACTTCGACCATCCGGTCCAGGTGGTTCGCGAAGGCCGGCTGATTGGTGAACTCGACGCTGGTCACCTTGCCATCGGCGCACGTGCAGCGCACCAGGATCAGGCCGGCGGGCGATTCCAGCATGATCTCGGTCATGGGTTCGGTCATGGGCAGTATGCCGGTTTCCAGCAGCACGGTCGCCACGCATATCGTGTTCGACCCCGACATGGCTGGATACTCCATGGATTCGGCGATGATGTATCCCATGCGCGCCTGAGGATCCGTGGCCGGCAGCACGAAATTGACGCTCTGGTTGGGGCCGCCCCTGGGCTCGAACAGGCAGATGCGCCTGAGGTCGTCGCGGTGCTCTTCGAAGTGCACCATCTTGTCGAACATGGTCTGGCCGGGCACGTCGATGACGCCGCCCGTCACCACGTGGCCGATCTCCCCGGCCGCATGGCAGTTCACCATGGTCAAGGTCTTGTTCCAACGCATCCGTACTGCTCCTTCGATATCCGCCTGCCAGCCTGGCCTGCCATCCTTCTACCGTCAACGGCCCACCGCGTAGCCCTGCATACCGCGCGGATTCGCCGCCGCCTTCAGCAACCTGCGCCCGCCGGGAAGCATTTCCTGGGTGCAGGCGGTGATCCGGCCTTCCGACCAGGACGGCCCGACGGTGACGTCATGCCCAGCCTGGCGCAGCGCGTCGATCGTTTCGGGCGGGAACCGGTCCTCCAGTATCAGCCTGTTCAACTTGACCGGCCGCGGCCAGAACGACGTCACGAAATGCTCGATGTGCCAGGCGGGGCAGTCGATCGCTTCCTGCAGGTTCATGCCTTGCATGTGGCGGATCAGGAACGCCACCGTCCACTGGTCCTGCTGGTCGCCGCCCGGCGTGCCGAAGCACATATAGGGCCGGCCGCCGCGCAGGGCCAGGCCCGGCGACAGCGTGGTGGTCGGCCGCTTGCGCGGCTGCAGCGACGCCGGCAGCCCATCGTCCAGCCAGGCCATCTGCATGCGCGTCGTGATGGAGAAACCCAGTTCGGGGATGGTCGGACTGGCCGCCAGCCAGCCGCCCGAGGGCGTGGCCGACACCATGTTTCCGTGCCGGTCGATCACGTCCAGATGGCAGGTATCGCCGACGAAGATTTCCTCGTCGGCCCATTTTTCCAGCGGGGGCAGCTGCGCGAACGTCGGTTCGCCCACGCCGTAGCGCACGTCCGCGTCGCGCAGGGTGCGCTCCGCGATGCCCAGGTCCGGCAATCTCGGCGACACGCCGCCCGGCGAGCCGGGCCGGATCTCCCGGCTGGCGGTGGCGGCGATGAGCCCGGCGCGATCGCGAGCGTACGCCGTGCCCAGCAGGTTGCCGATCGGCACCGAGACGAAGTCGGGATCGCCGTACCAGGCCAGCCGGTCCGCGAAGGCCAGCTTCGCCGCCTCGGCGACGGTGTGGACGAACGCTGCGGACAGCGGGTCCTGGCGCTCCACCTTCAGCTCGCGCAGCATGGCGAGCTGCTGCAGGTGCACCGCGCCCTGCGACCAGGTGCCGCACTTGGCCACCGTGTAATCGCCGTAGTCCACCGTCAAAGGGTCTTCGTAGCTGGCGCGCCAGTCCGCCAGGTCGGCCTTGCGCAGCAGGCCCGGATTGCGCTGGCCCGTGGTGTCCCAGATCCGCTCCTGGCGGTAGAACCGGTCGATCGCGTCCGCGACGAAACCGCGATACCAGGCATCGAGCGCGGCGTCTATGCGCCCCGCCCTGTCGCTGCTGCGCGCCTCGGCCAGGTCGATGATCCGGGTATAGGTCGCGGCGATGGCCGTGGAGCGCATCAGGCGATCAGGCCTCGGCACTTTGCCGCCCGGCAGCCAGGCCTGCGCCGACGTGGTCCACTCGTCGCGGAACAGCGGCGACACAGCCAGTATGGACGCCGCCACGCGGGGAACGATGGGAAAGCCATCGCGGGCATATTCGACGGCGGGCGCCAGGACGTCCGCCAGCTCCCAGGTGCCGTAGTCGCGCAGCAACGTCAACCACGCGCCGAACGCGCCCGGCACCGCCGCCGGCAGCAGGCCGATGCCCGGTATCTGGCTGAGCCCCTGACGGCGGAAATAGTCGGTGGTCGCAAGCTCGGGCGCGCCGCCCTGGCCGCACAGGCTGCGCATGCGCTTTTCGTTTTCGCTCCAGAAAAGCACGGGAACCTCGCCGCCCGGACCGTTCAGGTGCGGCTCGACGATCTGCAGCACGAAGCCGCCGGCGACCGCCGCGTCGAACGCGTTGCCGCCACGCTCCAGCACGCTCATGGCGGTCTGCGAAGCAAGCCAATGGGTACTGGATACCACGCCGTTGGTACCTCTGATCTCCGGCCGCGTGGTGAAGGCATCCGACATTCCGAGACTCTTGTCTATCGATGGGACATCTACGATAGCGGGCTGGTTTCCCCGCATCATCGGATCTTCTCATTGTGGGATAAGCTAGCGCTTATAGGAGCGTAGCCATGGACCCCAGCGCACTGAATTTCGTGCGGCGCCTGAAAATCCGCCATTTTTCCGTGCTGATCGCGATCGCGGAGCATGGTTCCGTCACGCGCGCCGCCGATGCCCTGGGCATTTCGCAATCGGCGCTGACGCAGACGCTGGCCGAGGTCGAGAACATCTTCGGCAGCCCGCTGTTTTCGCGTACCTCGCGCGGCGTCGTGCCGACCGAACTGGGCAACATGGCGCTGGCGCGTTCGCGTCGTTTCCTGCAGGACGTGGAATTCTGGGAACGCGAAGTACAGGCCATGAGCTCCGGCTATCGCACCCATCTCAACCTGGGCGTGGTCCCCCATCTTTCCAGCGCGCTGCTCGCCCGCACCGTGCGCACGCTGGTCCAGCAGGTCAACCTGAGCCTGACCCTGCATCGCGGCAATACCCGCCAGTTGCTCAAGCTGCTGCGCGAGCGCAAGGTCGACTGCGTGGTCGGCAGGCTCCCGCCGGACGACGACCTGGTCGGGTTGAGCCATCGCCTGCTGTACGAGCAGCGGCCGGCGCTGGTGGCCCATCCGGCGCTGGCCGCGCGCCTGGGCAAGCGGGACGTGCAGCTCAAGGACCTGTCGAGCGCACGCTGGCTGCTGCCCTTGCCCGATACGCCCACACGCCAGCGCCTGAACGACGAGTTCCGCAAGCACAAGCTGGTGCCCCCCGCCCCGATCATCGAGACCGAATCG
It encodes the following:
- a CDS encoding LysR substrate-binding domain-containing protein, translated to MDLRQLRYYVQIVELGSISSAAQALHVAQPSLSQHVANLESELETPLFIRGHNGVQATEAGEVLYRHAKTVLRQLDETKAAVKTQRDTPAGQVTVGLPTSTSRVLAIPLMRVIAMRYPDVRLKLVERSTAELAEAVATQKADLGICVEVRPHAGMHITHVLDEEIMLVARSDHPGRGPISMEEVVELPLVLPGFPNSVRVLYEQALARGGLPLRLVAETSSTSISLAAVAAGIGYALQPWSATRGWGPGLEQGEANGFVLRSLAPVPLFRRMSLCMSHSASMSPTCQIVGQALLALMSEMVGSGAWQGVRPVAPTP
- a CDS encoding Bug family tripartite tricarboxylate transporter substrate binding protein, with amino-acid sequence MMFVRLAAHVAAGLVVSFAAAQAHAAYPTGPIRLIVPQSAGSGVDSVARILSDRMSQTLGQSVVVENKPGANGVIATAYVAKAKPDGYTLLLSGSSPMTLNPGLYKHLPYDPINDFTYIAGVAENPFVLVASKASGLKSFADLKKAATEHPGRYTYASAGIGNSTHLATEMVAYKAGIKLMHVPFNGSGPAFSAVLGGQTDLMSSVVGPALPQLQAGAATPLLIIGAGAIPELPGVPSARDVGLDLPTLPTWTAVVGPAGMDPAVIKVIEKAVQDAQEDSRLKAQFKAQYLSIYRLAGPALTDSIKNDIKVWTGLIHEFGIKAE
- a CDS encoding alpha/beta hydrolase domain-containing protein; this encodes MPSSLRYILNDRQLFAAGHEFADTGAYELLSGRIEFLADPHAPDLAHVVDLDKADRDANGQVAYRADLQLLKPVDMARGNGRLFFDYGNRGNKRALQFFNDAPPVNRPATLEHAGNGFLMRRGYTVAWLGWQGDLLPGGGRLLLDAPIATDGGKPIVGWVRTEFVPTRAGTYVYPLSSLASTRSYPTSDLDTRHAMLTRRRYAHSRRHDIPADAWTFARLENGTGVDSQGEEQAIVASRHHILLHQGFEPGWIYELCYRAQDPRVLGLGHVAVRDFISFLKYHDADGAGQPNPLGQGSLRPAKAYAWGRSQTGRCIRDFVHGGFNADASNRRVFDGVMPHVAGAGKMWMNQRFANVTLLPGQHYENHDTPADRFPFSYAACTDVHSGRTDAILKRPDTDPLVIHTDSSSEYWHRRASLAHTDTEGQDLAQPDTVRMYMWSSSQHFSAPGPLRPSAGLSTNYQNCVSTSFFFRALLDCMDAWATHGTPPPASRIPTRADGTLCDHETWKTQFPAIPGQMIPTSPSTLELVDFGPDLDRGDVYPQPRVLPGRAYPTLVPAVDRDGLDVAGVHAPAVRAPLGTYTGWSMRRREFGNGAMLGTTGSYVPLPDTPDEQRLTGDPRSSILSRYGSAQGYRDAIERAAQSLVEQRFMLQEDLPRVVGEAGIWGRPRHDTRLDAGEVMDQE
- a CDS encoding Ldh family oxidoreductase, with amino-acid sequence MDDSVHLSLEDVYTLSFDVLTSRGYSRPHAEAIAETITAGQRDACHSHGLYRLFMCVDTMRAGRVDPAAVPEISHPAPAIVQADARHGFSLLAFRQGLPHLVEKAHRCGIAALAINDCFHFSALWPEVEAIAAHGLAAIAMTPSHSWVAPAGGTRPVFGTNPFAFAWPRAGKDPYVFDFATSMVARGEIELHRRAGRPIPEGWAVDKEGRPTTDPAQALDGAMLTFGSYKGSALSAMIELLAGPLIGDLTSLQSRAFDAGANATPFHGELLIALDPALLGRGRTAQSEAAAEALFDAIVGQGARLPSQRRFEARKESIEHGVRISRSLYDDIRKLAA
- a CDS encoding pyrroline-5-carboxylate reductase yields the protein MLERIGFIGTGSITEAVIQGLAASPARPAQVVVSPRNADTAARLAASYPFVRVAADNQDVLDACDVVCLAVRPQIALDVLAGLRFAPRHHVLSFISTFRMDRLATLLPDVARITRLAPLPMVARGLGTTIIHPADPLAARLFDQVGMGLEVADEAGFDVLFAATALMGSFFTMLHTQGVWLQANGVDAATTRAYLASFYAGLSAVAKDTDTSFAELATEFSTRGGLNEQVIQDLSAQGAFDAFGPALDRILQRIRKA
- a CDS encoding proline racemase family protein, coding for MRWNKTLTMVNCHAAGEIGHVVTGGVIDVPGQTMFDKMVHFEEHRDDLRRICLFEPRGGPNQSVNFVLPATDPQARMGYIIAESMEYPAMSGSNTICVATVLLETGILPMTEPMTEIMLESPAGLILVRCTCADGKVTSVEFTNQPAFANHLDRMVEVPGTGSLKVDVGFGGMTYVIVDAAALGFGLTPDEARDICELGQSIKAAAAEQLPSPHPLNPHIKGITQTEFVLPLRREAGVLRARNAVVVSPGRCDRSPCGTGTSARLAVMHAKGQIAVGETFIHESIIGTEFESRITSTTTVGDYPAIGSTVAGQAWITGITQFGVDPSDPFPLGFTLADTWQEAVDDKLIKSRK
- a CDS encoding gamma-glutamyltransferase family protein; the protein is MSDAFTTRPEIRGTNGVVSSTHWLASQTAMSVLERGGNAFDAAVAGGFVLQIVEPHLNGPGGEVPVLFWSENEKRMRSLCGQGGAPELATTDYFRRQGLSQIPGIGLLPAAVPGAFGAWLTLLRDYGTWELADVLAPAVEYARDGFPIVPRVAASILAVSPLFRDEWTTSAQAWLPGGKVPRPDRLMRSTAIAATYTRIIDLAEARSSDRAGRIDAALDAWYRGFVADAIDRFYRQERIWDTTGQRNPGLLRKADLADWRASYEDPLTVDYGDYTVAKCGTWSQGAVHLQQLAMLRELKVERQDPLSAAFVHTVAEAAKLAFADRLAWYGDPDFVSVPIGNLLGTAYARDRAGLIAATASREIRPGSPGGVSPRLPDLGIAERTLRDADVRYGVGEPTFAQLPPLEKWADEEIFVGDTCHLDVIDRHGNMVSATPSGGWLAASPTIPELGFSITTRMQMAWLDDGLPASLQPRKRPTTTLSPGLALRGGRPYMCFGTPGGDQQDQWTVAFLIRHMQGMNLQEAIDCPAWHIEHFVTSFWPRPVKLNRLILEDRFPPETIDALRQAGHDVTVGPSWSEGRITACTQEMLPGGRRLLKAAANPRGMQGYAVGR
- a CDS encoding LysR family transcriptional regulator encodes the protein MDPSALNFVRRLKIRHFSVLIAIAEHGSVTRAADALGISQSALTQTLAEVENIFGSPLFSRTSRGVVPTELGNMALARSRRFLQDVEFWEREVQAMSSGYRTHLNLGVVPHLSSALLARTVRTLVQQVNLSLTLHRGNTRQLLKLLRERKVDCVVGRLPPDDDLVGLSHRLLYEQRPALVAHPALAARLGKRDVQLKDLSSARWLLPLPDTPTRQRLNDEFRKHKLVPPAPIIETESSEVIEEMIASDDGMVSIVPEDVANDFRGRGRVATLDLRLQWMLPAIHIISEARDQPLPAEEHLAASLVRLRNEMNAAAAQP